tttttttactctttttttgtgtgcttattttcaggtaattttcttgtaactttttaccaatttcttgctcatctttgggccatttcttgttaagttgctcagtgccttcttcccatgttttgaaagaaattaagccaatttgctcaggtttgaaagggttaagtatATTAAATCCTACATCCATGTTTATGTACATGTGTGCAGTCTTCCTCACAGTCTTTGCTGACTGCAGAAACTGTTTAATCGCACTGACGGGCATCTTAAACTCCACAGGGAACCTGTAAGTTAGTTAGTAGTTAACTGTCTCAGTGAACTAAAATGAACAATAACCGAAAACTATTTCTAAAAAACTGCACGGTGCAGCGGCTGCTgtataaaacacagtttgtttaCCTCTCCAGGTCTGATGGTGCACTCCAGCGGAGCCTCCTCCTCGGGCAGGTTGGGGTAGGTCTCCGTCACCCAGGACAGGGTGGTGTGGTTTGGGTGGAAATGGGGCTCCTTGTCAGGCGGGTAGAGGAACCAACGCTGTGTGATTACAACATAATCATTCATTCAACGAAAAGATGCTAAAAGTAAgatgtttatttgtgttcatATGTCAGCGGATTCAGGATCAAGACatacaaatgaacaaacatgcagaaaattaaatccaatcttttttcttttttttttttacctttcttccATAGATGACTTCAGAGTAACCAGGACCGTGCCAGTGAAAGGGGACTCCTGTTCCTGCACCTGAACACGACACGCAGATCTGCAGTTTGGCCCTCTAATggtataaatcatttttaaaatttctgattTGATGCATGTGagtcaaagaaaacaaaacagtctcTGTATTAAAACTCTGAGAGACACAACATTTCATTCCAAAATCCTACAAGGGAAATTAATGTGTATAGACACggaggcaattcaaagtgctttacataaaacataaaaaagtctaaacacagaggacaaataaaacaggaaataagtTAATCTATCTAAGacagaatacatttaaaaaacaaaaatgtggaattacagtatattttaaagatttaacaggcacagaaacataaaaataatatttttaaattaccttGGAGACaagatttctttgtcttttttgttgatGCTCTTTTCCTAATAGATAATAGTTTGAAGTTCGATGCCACAGAACTTTAACTGACACTTTAACCCTGATGAGAGTAACAGACAGGAAGAGTGAAATCCTGCAGGACTCTCAGTCTGCAGAACAAACACTGACCTGCGATCCCAAAGCTGTACGCTCCGCTGGTGTGAGGCAGGACGTACGGAGGAGACTCGTACACGTCGAACAAACCGTGCCACTCTGTAAAGTTGTTGTCTCCAAAAAAGTACAGCGTGTCTGTAGAAGTAGGAAACATGGACTCTTTCAAACAACATCTGATAAAAGCCTGACATATCTTAGCTCCAAAAACTATGTAATACtcatcagtgagccacactgttgcactgtgACATGTTCTGTCACtaccatgatgacacacactgtagtttattttgactcagtcCATCATAGTATAATGTCCTACTGCTGTAAATACGTGAGAGAGCACCAAGTATGAATTAATCCgccgctgaaaatagtccccaacaaatgcttaatttatcctttatttgataaaaactacagttaacactttaaaaaataatgtgaaaaaagttaaaataacagGTTTAGGAGGAATCAACTGTgtttataataatgttaattaagtatataacactttaatattctttataaatgtggaaaaatttgttgaacaaatttaatttttactagttatcaatata
This DNA window, taken from Plectropomus leopardus isolate mb unplaced genomic scaffold, YSFRI_Pleo_2.0 unplaced_scaffold14549, whole genome shotgun sequence, encodes the following:
- the LOC121964207 gene encoding jmjC domain-containing protein 8-like; protein product: KFRSLCSKSSILEEYGARRVRLSTANTYSYRKVDVPLQEYVDVLLRPQSVDTLGSDTLYFFGDNNFTEWHGLFDVYESPPYVLPHTSGAYSFGIAGAGTGVPFHWHGPGYSEVIYGRKRWFLYPPDKEPHFHPNHTTLSWVTETYPNLPEEEAPLECTIRPGE